The Podospora pseudopauciseta strain CBS 411.78 chromosome 2 map unlocalized CBS411.78m_2, whole genome shotgun sequence genome has a window encoding:
- the ASM1 gene encoding Cell pattern formation-associated protein asm-1 (COG:K; EggNog:ENOG503NX9A): MQSGTEMYYQPAPHMSTGQQPPPQTVTSHYGQQQPPLLHPGPPQYPPAPYGSQYGYGNGLASPQTGPPSVSNPMGGGQPVLPLPGVNQPGMPNNAYTAGFDTTGQVAPPGMKPRVTATLWEDEGSLCFQVEARGICVARREDNHMINGTKLLNVAGMTRGRRDGILKSEKVRHVVKIGPMHLKGVWIPFDRALEFANKEKITELLYPLFVHNISSLLYHPANQSRANQVLTATAERRKQDSLRAGQPPNGLPSIQQQPQHHHHSMSLPGPQAPLPSHSSMGRPSIDRAHPFPTPPTSASSVMGPMGASENFQWSQQSMNNGQTSQISIDTTLSNNARSLPNTPATTPPGSTLQSMQNYPPVSQPYDSSRQMYQAPPPQQSSYTSANSSTQERSIYGQSNYVKTEMAPPAGRATGQGNEQGDSKPQNGLMHGENQPASGQEEEADHEHDPEYTHDSGAYDANRNSYNYSNPQVASLPNDHAHLSPEISGSPHQAGSGRATPRTAAAPQSYYAQQGYHTPPRAPGQPSSNLYSVMSSDRNAPNGTNGSDVYASQPDMNSMPNGYAPQPPVLNGSTSLKRGRDDDDDRPSSGGGGMSMDMKRRKMLDGSGSMPSPTFNPPMAQPASTIPSQRRR; the protein is encoded by the exons ATGCAAAGTGGAACGGAGATGTACTACCAACCGGCACCTCACATGTCTACCGGCCAACAGCCGCCCCCGCAGACTGTCACTTCTCACTacggccaacaacaaccacctctgTTACACCCAGGTCCTCCTCAATACCCCCCAGCTCCCTATGGAAGTCAGTACGGTTACGGAAATGGCCTTGCCTCTCCGCAGACAGGACCGCCCTCGGTGTCAAACCcgatgggtggtggtcagccagtcctccctctccccggCGTGAACCAGCCAGGCATGCCCAACAACGCATACACGGCCGGCTTCGATACGACTGGCCAAGTCGCGCCACCGGGCATGAAACCCCGCGTGACAGCAACGCTTTGGGAAGATGAGGGCAGCCTGTGCTTCCAGGTCGAGGCTCGCGGCATCTGCGTCGCCCGCAGAGAAG ACAACCACATGATCAATGGTACCAAGTTGTTGAACGTGGCAGGAATGACACGTGGGAGACGCGATGGTATCTTGAAAAGCGAGAAGGTCAGACATGTGGTCAAGATTGGCCCCATGCATTTGAAGGGTGTCTG GATCCCATTTGACAGAGCTTTGGAGTTTgccaacaaggagaagatcacCGAGCTTTTGTACCCCCTATTTGTGCACAACATCAGCTCCCTGCTTTATCACCCTGCGAACCAAAGTCGGGCCAACCAGGTTTTGACCGCGACGGCAGAGCGCCGGAAGCAGGATAGTCTGCGCGCAGGTCAACCACCAAATGGCCTGCCGTCtattcagcagcagccgcagcaccaccatcactcgATGTCCCTTCCCGGTCCTCAAGCTCCTCTCCCATCGCATTCCAGCATGGGCCGCCCCTCGATTGATCGCGCgcaccccttccccacccctcccaccagcGCTTCCAGTGTGATGGGTCCTATGGGTGCCTCTGAGAACTTTCAATGGAGCCAGCAGAGCATGAACAACGGCCAGACGAGTCAGATCTCGATTGACACCACTTTGAGCAACAATGCCCGGTCGTTACCCAACACACCTGCGACCACGCCTCCCGGGTCTACCCTTCAAAGCATGCAGAATTACCCCCCGGTCAGCCAACCATATGACAGCTCGCGCCAAATGTACCAGGCACCGCCCCCGCAACAGTCCTCGTACACTTCTGCGAACTCCAGCACCCAGGAAAGATCCATCTACGGCCAGTCCAACTACGTAAAAACTGAAATGGCCCCCCCAGCCGGTCGCGCCACGGGCCAGGGAAACGAGCAGGGTGACTCGAAGCCGCAGAATGGGCTGATGCACGGCGAAAACCAACCTGCCTCTGgacaggaagaggaagccgACCACGAGCATGACCCCGAGTACACTCACGACAGCGGGGCCTATGACGCAAACCGCAACTCGTACAACTACAGCAACCCCCAAGTGGCCTCGTTACCAAACGACCACGCTCATCTGTCTCCCGAGATCTCTGGTTCTCCCCACCAAGCTGGTTCCGGAAGAGCGACTCCTAGGACCGCCGCTGCCCCGCAATCATACTATGCCCAGCAAGGTTACCACACACCACCGCGCGCACCCGGTCAACCGTCAAGCAATCTCTATAGCGTGATGAGCAGCGACCGCAATGCTCCCAACGGAACCAACGGCAGTGACGTCTATGCCAGCCAGCCGGACATGAACTCGATGCCAAACGGCTATGCGCCCCAACCACCAGTGCTGAATGGCTCAACATCTTTGAAGCGCGGTAgagacgacgatgacgacagACCGAGcagcggcggtggcggcatGTCAATGGACATGAAGAGACGCAAGATGCTTGATGGCAGCGGGTCGATGCCATCACCCActttcaacccccccatggCGCAACCTGCTTCTACCATTCCTTCACAAAGACGGAGGTAA
- a CDS encoding uncharacterized protein (COG:S; EggNog:ENOG503NW9K), with amino-acid sequence MAAPLSPTPSAALNFSTPSGSLHHGGPYEARPYLMRDSSTSQPDRYSTENGAVIVEEQQSSRNNHHHHRSRDGSPTPRGPSPPKVRPGSTSRIMSGNELSPLKILQSHQHAQVQAAHQQQSTASSSQPTSADSTSSGQQPEDLTSPPPPRNSSSMPPPPALQSPRKAPIKRFPIRVNQPGQLSSSNESSRRPSNERRGSDEQQQRLGSSMGSSSHRPENMLENEGVKHAIEIFEDDINSDDHNDGEVDMDDSNNRHRRRDADGDERMGMQDETTMDDDDIGANDTMTSTFSTFSAVPKATVMGMRSDSPTKFSMSTSSGPTPRGGRANNGTGVPDRSGAQQLYDGGGSTNLMDFTENLRFGSYGAQPMPSRRGGQASLSSSSTSGRGVGATPQRSGVANLLDFDIPPAPTPRSVPTITPRELESLKSGFLSEISSLKASLSGKEAEVQHLKTAVGDAEKRVGECMEQLREIQDVHESLTTEKDSWERRGREMEVVLRQVKEEIVMTQREREELEFKLHESEQRREAAEMMAQDAESKMAGMRAGQAAGSHNAPGQAINANKEVELAVERVAKDLHALYKSKHENKVAALKKSYETRWEKKVQGLQAQLDELTRENEDLRHGRANQINNLNHHRIAELEEERAQNAAHIRELEAESQKLEAILRTVQADNAELRLLLERERVEKGELVQLAEEMMNMQATLAAAAPAPAPAPEPEPDPEPAHAPAPVRTIKSPSPEPAPVVAPTPSKTLNRRQSMLGGPAKTPGTGLGVRSSMPPPSRSTGLGVTDENHAPPTGNNFRMSVGPGGFRASGLRAPGGGPQKMGLARSGSVAGPHERTKSSSSGTGGLPRPGSGQGRGLMGSIEKMGGGGYSSGYGRRND; translated from the coding sequence ATGGCAGCGCCGTTATCGCCGACGCCGAGCGCGGCTCTCAACTTCTCAACGCCATCGGGCAGCCTGCACCACGGCGGACCGTACGAAGCTCGACCTTATTTGATGAGGGATTCCTCCACCTCACAGCCGGACCGTTATAGCACCGAGAACGGCGCCGTCATCGtcgaggagcagcagagcagcagaaacaaccaccaccaccaccgtagCCGCGACGGGTCGCCTACCCCGCGTGGACCCTCACCGCCCAAGGTTCGCCCTGGTTCAACCTCGCGCATCATGTCGGGCAACGAACTTTCACCGCTCAAGATTCTGCAGTCGCACCAGCACGCGCAGGTCCAGGCGGCACACCAACAGCAAAGTacagcctcatcatcacAGCCCACTTCTGCCGATTCTACTAGTAGTGGTCAACAGCCAGAAGATCTGAcgtcgcctcctccgccaaggAATTCTTCTTCCATgcccccgccgccggcgCTGCAAAGCCCGAGAAAAGCACCGATCAAGAGATTTCCCATCCGAGTCAACCAGCCCGGCCAGTTGTCCTCGTCCAACGAAAGCTCGCGACGCCCGTCCAACGAACGCCGCGGGTCTgacgagcagcagcagcgattGGGCAGCTCCATGGGATCGTCGTCCCACCGGCCGGAAAACATGCTGGAGAACGAGGGGGTGAAGCACGCGATTGAGATTTTTGAGGACGACATCAACTCTGATGATCACAACGACGGTGAGGTTGATATGGATGATAGCAACAACCGTCACAGACGGAGGGACGCAGACGGGGACGAGAGGATGGGCATGCAGGACGAGACGACGATGGACGATGACGACATTGGCGCGAACGATACCATGACCAGCACGTTTAGCACGTTTTCCGCTGTGCCAAAGGCGACGGTTATGGGCATGAGGAGTGACAGCCCGACCAAGTTTTCCATGTCCACGTCGTCGGGGCCGACGccgaggggggggagggcgaaTAATGGGACGGGGGTCCCGGATCGGTCGGGCGCGCAGCAGTTGTATGACGGTGGGGGTTCGACGAATCTGATGGACTTTACGGAGAATTTGCGGTTTGGGAGTTATGGAGCTCAGCCTATGCCTTCGAGACGGGGTGGTCAGGcgtcgctgtcgtcgtcgtcgacgtcggggaggggggtgggtgctACGCCGCAGAGGAGTGGGGTTGCGAATCTGCTTGATTTTGATATCCCCCCGGCGCCGACGCCGAGGAGCGTTCCGACTATTACTCCTCGGGAGCTGGAGTCGCTCAAGTCGGGGTTTTTGTCGGAGATTTCGAGTTTGAAGGCGAGCCTTTCTGGCAAGGAGGCTGAGGTGCAGCATCTCAAGACTGCGGTGGGGGATgcggagaagagggtgggggagtgCATGGAGCAGCTTCGTGAGATTCAGGATGTGCACGAGTCCCTGACTACCGAGAAAGACTCTTGGGAGCGCCGAggaagggagatggaggttgtTCTGCGGCAAGTCAAGGAAGAAATTGTCATGACCCAGCGCGAGAGAGAGGAGTTGGAATTCAAACTTCACGAATCAGAGCAGAGAAGAGAGGCAGCAGAGATGATGGCCCAGGACGCCGAGTCGAAAATGGCGGGTATGAGAGCTGGTCAGGCAGCCGGGAGCCATAACGCCCCTGGACAGGCGATCAACGCCAACAAGGAGGTCGAGTTGGCCGTCGAGCGAGTAGCCAAGGACCTCCACGCGCTTTACAAGTCCAAGCACGAGAACAAGGTTGCCGCCCTGAAAAAGAGCTACGAGACGCGCTGGGAGAAGAAAGTCCAAGGTCTGCAGGCTCAGCTGGACGAACTGACGCGAGAGAATGAGGACTTGCGTCATGGGAGGGCGAACcagatcaacaacctcaaccaccaccgcattgccgagctggaggaggagcgcgcGCAGAATGCGGCTCATATCCGTGAGCTGGAAGCCGAGAGCCAGAAGTTGGAGGCTATCCTGAGGACTGTCCAGGCTGACAATGCCGAGCTGAGGCTgcttttggagagggagcgggTCGAAAAGGGGGAGCTGGTGcagctggcggaggagatgatgaatATGCAGGCCacccttgctgctgctgcgcctgCGCCGGCGCCTgcgccggagccggagccggatcCGGAGCCCGCGcatgctcctgctcctgttAGGACGATCAAGTCCCCTTCTCCTGAGCCAGCGCCAGTTGTTGCGCCTACGCCGAGCAAGACGCTGAATCGGAGGCAGAGCATGCTTGGTGGACCTGCAAAGACGCCTGGTACCGGGCTGGGAGTGAGATCGAGCATGCCGCCGCCCAGTAGGTCTACTGGGTTGGGGGTCACGGATGAGAATCATGCTCCTCCCACGGGGAATAATTTCCGGATGAGCGTCGGGCCAGGCGGGTTCAGAGCTTCTGGATTGAGGGCTCCGGGAGGAGGCCCGCAAAAGATGGGACTGGCGAGGAGCGGGAGTGTAGCTGGGCCGCATGAGAGGACCAAGAGCTCGAGCAGCGGCACTGGAGGACTACCCCGCCCCGGATCGGGGCaagggagggggttgatggggagtaTTGAGAAGATGGGCGGCGGTGGGTACAGCAGCGGTTATGGGAGGAGAAATGACTGA
- a CDS encoding uncharacterized protein (COG:S; EggNog:ENOG503NUZT), whose translation MAVGSSDENGRSGSVAKPDRPSSPGQEEFEVGSHTGTSISTDEEAVIVDDVPGQGGISLSHRENVLSPTQPTQTRSRRSSSFVRPNNPIVPRSQRRGLFGRFTIIPEVETPLEYKRGTKWTITAVVALAAAGAPMGSGIFLPALPDLAKELNATTTITNLTVAMYMLAMSIFPLWWSSFSETLGRRTIYIISFTMFVVFSALSAISVNISMLIVMRILGGGASASVQAVGAGTIADIWEPAERGRAMGLFYLGPLIGPLISPLTGGSLSGAFGWRSTMWFLTIYGGVMLLMIFFCLPETLANKKPATAPISSPDPTANPLTRVTTTAKSIKSAASTIKRFLWDPLTVLAYLRYPPVLISVYSASVAFGSLFVLNISIQSTYSTPPYNFTSTIIGCMYLAPSLGYITASTVGGRWLDHIMKREALRAGRFDDSVSPPKLIYLPEDRMGENMWLAASLYPLSLIVYGFTASQGLKYIAAPAIATFLFGVGSMLVFGAVTTMLTEFMPQRSSSGVAVNNFVRNFVSCVGAILAQPLIDAMGNRWLCLMVGLFAWITGNGAIFLLKRRGEKWRREMDEALGNDVKVVHHGQRSNEELGQMDGDIRLEEMCDKEDKQ comes from the exons ATGGCCGTTGGCTCTTCTGACGAGAATGGTCGGTCCGGATCCGTTGCCAAGCCGGACCGACCATCGTCCCCGGGCCAAGAAGAGTTCGAGGTCGGCAGCCACACAGGAACGTCGATAAGCACCGATGAAGAAGCCGTCATCGTGGATGATGTACCCGGCCAGGGTGGGATAAGCCTATCACACCGTGAGAATGTACTCTCTCCTACTCAACCCACCCAGACGAGATCGCGGCGGAGCTCTTCCTTTGTTCGACCAAACAATCCTATCGTTCCAAGATCCCAACGGCGTGGCCTGTTTGGAAGATTCACCATAATTCCCGAAGTCGAGACACCACTAGAATACAAGAGAGGCACCAAATGGACCATCACAGCTGTCGTTGCTCTAGCTGCCGCTGGCGCCCCTATGGGTTCTGGTATATTTCTGC CTGCCCTCCCTGACCTGGCAAAAGAGTTGAACGCAACCACCACAATTACTAATTTGACGGTGGCCATGTACATGCTTGCCATGTCCATCTTTCCTCTCTGGTGGTCGTCGTTCTCTGAAACCCTCGGCCGCCGGACAATTTACATCATTTCCTTCACCATGTTTGTCGTCTTCTCGGCACTCAGCGCCATCAGCGTCAATATTTCAATGTTGATCGTCATGAGAATCTTGGGAGGCGGTGCGTCAGCTTCTGTTCAGGCCGTCGGCGCCGGCACCATTGCCGATATCTGGGAACCGGCCGAGCGTGGGAGAGCTATGGGCCTCTTCTATCTCGGCCCTCTCATCGGCCCGCTGATTAGCCCCCTTACTGGCGGTAGCTTATCTGGAGCCTTTGGTTGGCGTTCGACGATGTGGTTCCTGACTATTTACGGTGGCGTCATGCTCCTCATGATTTTCTTCTGTCTGCCAGAAACACTTGCCAACAAGAAGCCGGCTACAGCCCCCATCAGCTCCCCCGATCCAACCGCCAACCCTCTGACCCGTGTCACCACGACAGCCAAATCGATCAAATCCGCCGCTTCAACCATCAAGCGCTTCCTTTGGGACCCCCTCACCGTCCTTGCTTACCTTCGCTATCCACCGGTGCTGATATCAGTCTATTCGGCCAGCGTGGCCTTTGGCTCTCTCTTCgtcctcaacatctccatTCAATCAACTTATTCCACTCCACCCTACAATTTCACAAGCACCATCATCGGCTGCATGTATCTCGCTCCTTCCTTGGGGTacatcaccgcctccaccgtCGGCGGCCGCTGGCTCGACCACATAATGAAGCGCGAAGCACTTCGCGCCGGCCGCTTCGACGACAGCGTCAGCCCCCCCAAATTGATATACCTCCCTGAGGACCGTATGGGAGAGAACATGTGGCTTGCTGCTTCTCTATACCCGCTTTCTCTCATCGTGTACGGTTTCACTGCTAGTCAGGGGCTCAAGTACATTGCCGCCCCAGCCATCGCCACCTTTCTCTTTGGAGTAGGGAGTATGCTAGTCTTTGGTGCGGTAACGACAATGCTGACAGAGTTCATGCCCCAAAGAAGTTCGTCTGGGGTAGCGGTCAATAACTTTGTGAGAAACTTTGTCTCTTGCGTGGGAGCGATTCTTGCACAGCCGTTGATTGACGCCATGGGGAATCGGTGGTTGTGTCTGATGGTGGGGTTATTTGCGTGGATCACGGGGAATGGGGCGATTttcttgttgaagaggaggggtgagaagtggaggagggagatggatgagGCGCTGGGGAATGATGTAAAGGTGGTGCATCACGGGCAGCGGAGTAATGAGGAGTTGGGGCAGATGGATGGGGATATtaggttggaggagatgtGTGACAAGGAGGATAAGCAGTGA
- the PRO2 gene encoding glutamate-5-semialdehyde dehydrogenase (EggNog:ENOG503NU0M; COG:E; BUSCO:EOG0926388H): protein MSLTSASPLEAAQSAKSASHILATLSADARNDALTAIHSGLTAARDDILAANARDLELARKAAADGQLSQSLVSRLDLTKPGKWEDMLKGILDVRGLEDPVGRVTLRTQLDEGLSLERVTCPIGVLLIIFEARPEVIANIAALAIKSGNAAILKGGKESTESFVAISRVISSALEKTQVPNGAVQLVTTRDIIPQLLALDKYVDLVIPRGGNELVRYIKDNTKIPVLGHADGLCSIYLDSSADKALAEKVIVDSKTNYVAACNALETLLVQESALSLLPDVATALAAKDVELRCDAASKAALANTPGLKIVDATEEDFNTEFLSLTLAIKVVSGLSEAINHINSHGSHHTDVILTSNKEDAETFMNAIDSAGVYHNASTRFADGMRYGFGTEVGISTNKIHSRGPVGLEGLMIYKYKIRGGGQGAGDYGEGKRQYLHQKLPLE, encoded by the coding sequence ATGTCTCTTACCAGCGCCTCCCCCCTCGAAGCCGCTCAGTCGGCCAAGTCAGCTTCCCATATCCTTGCCACACTCTCGGCCGATGCGCGCAACGATGCTCTCACAGCTATTCACTCGGGACTCACAGCTGCTCGCGATGACATTCTTGCCGCCAACGCCAGGGATCTCGAGCTTGCGCGCAAGGCTGCTGCCGACGGGCAGTTGAGCCAAAGTCTCGTCTCACGTCTAGACCTGACTAAGCCCGGCAAGTGGGAGGATATGCTCAAGGGCATCCTCGACGTCCGTGGCCTCGAGGACCCTGTTGGCCGTGTTACTCTGCGCACCCAACTCGATGAAGGTCTCAGCCTCGAACGGGTGACCTGTCCCATTGGTgttctcctcatcatcttcgagGCTCGTCCTGAGGTCATCGCCAACATTGCCGCCCTCGCTATCAAGTCTGGCAATGCGGCCATCCTCAAGGGTGGCAAGGAATCTACCGAGTCTTTTGTCGCTATCTCACGCGTCATCTCCTCTGCTCTCGAAAAGACCCAGGTTCCCAACGGAGCCGTCCAGCTCGTCACCACCCGCGATATTATCCCCCAATTGTTGGCTCTCGACAAGTACGTTGACCTGGTCATCCCCCGTGGTGGCAATGAGTTGGTGAGGTACATCAAGGACAACACCAAGATCCCCGTCCTGGGCCATGCCGACGGTCTCTGCTCCATCTACCTCGATTCCTCTGCCGACAAGGCCCTTGCGGAAAAGGTTATCGTCGACTCCAAGACCAACTATGTTGCCGCCTGCAACGCTCTCGAGACTCTTCTTGTCCAAGAGTCGGCgctttctctccttcccgATGTTGCCACTGCCCTCGCAGCCAAGGATGTTGAGCTTCGTTGCGATGCTGCCTCCAAGGCCGCTCTCGCCAACACCCCTGGCCTCAAGATTGTTGACGCCACTGAGGAGGACTTCAACACCGAGTTCTTGTCTCTGACTCTCGCCATCAAGGTCGTTTCTGGCTTGAGCGAAGCTATCAACCACATCAACTCCCACGGTTCCCACCACACAGATGTTATCCTCACTTCTAACAAGGAGGATGCTGAGACTTTTATGAACGCTATCGACTCAGCCGGTGTGTACCACAATGCCTCAACCAGATTTGCTGACGGAATGAGATATGGTTTCGGCACTGAGGTGGGTATCAGCACAAACAAGATTCACTCAAGAGGACcggtggggttggagggtttGATGATTTACAAGTACAAGAttcgtggtggtggccaaGGTGCAGGTGACTATGGGGAGGGTAAGAGACAGTACCTTCACCAAAAGTTACCTTTGGAGTAG